GGGTACAGTTCCACCCCGAAAGCGTGCTGACCGGCCACGGCAAGCAGCTCATCGAGAACTTTCTGAAGATGTAAATGGGGTTACGCATGAGGCGGGTCTTCGCGGCGACGATGCTGGTGGGCTGGGCTTTGAGCGTACCCGCGCAGCAACAGAAGCCGGTCGGCTATGTGCCGACGGCGAGCGCGACCGTATCCGGCGAGATGGTGGTGACCGGCGGCAAGGCGGCACTGAGTGGATCGAACGTGGTGACGGCGCTGGACCGTACGGCGGTGGTGACGCTGGCGCGCGGCGGCTCGGTGGACGTGTGTCAGACCAGCTCGCTGCATGTGACGGGTTCGGGTGACTCGGACGGATTGTTGCTGGCGCTGGATCGCGGGGCGCTCGAGCTGCACATGGCGGCCTCGGCCAGCGACGTGCTGATGACGCCGGACCTGCGATTTGCGATGGTCTCGGCCGGGCCGCTGGACCTGCGAGTGCGGGTGACCCAGAATGGGGATACATGCGTTGAAAACAAAGGCCGCAAGGCCCCGGTGCTGAAGATCAGCGACGCCTTCGGCGAGGCTTCTTATGAGCTGAAGGCCGGGCAGCATGTGATGTTCGAGCACGGCAGCCTGAAGGAAGTGGTGGACCGGGAGACGGTGCCGTGCGGGTGTCCGCCGCCCGAACCGGCGGGGGTTTCGATTGCGGATGCGGCTCTGAGCGGCAAGACGGTCTCGCCGAAGCTGGCGGCAAAGCAGCATCCGTTTCCGGCGGCGGTGAGCGAGGGGCTGGCGGAGCCGTCGCCGCTGCCCGCGCAGAAGCCGGGGGAGACACATACGCAGGTGTCCGACTCGCTGGGGTATGACGGGACGGTGCCGGTGACTCCCACGCCGCTGGAGCATGGGACCGGAATTGCAGCGGACCCTTTGGGCCAGCCCGCGCAGGCACAGGAGCAAAAGGGCGTCTTCCATGCCGTGGGGCGGTTCTTCCGCCATCTCTTCGGACGGGAGTGAAGCGGAACCCGGTGCTAGTCGGAGCCACCGACCACGCGCAGCGCCGAGAACCCCACGAAGTGGCTGCGATACAATTGCAGGGTTGAGGGCTGGTCTCTGCGTCTATCGAGCGAGCGCCCCGACACACATCTTGGAAGCTGATTTTGAAGCTGATTTCAAAAAGCTTCGGCTATGAGGGTTTTTCTATATGTCGATTCCTGCCACGCAGATGCGTCCGGGCATGATTATCAAGTACAAAGACGACCTGCACCTGGTGTTCTCGGTGGAACACCGCACGCCGGGTAACCTGCGGGCGTTCATCCAGGCCAAGCTGCGCAACGTGCGCACGGGCTCGATGTTTATCGAACGGTTTCGCTCGCCCGACCCGATCGACCGCGTCTACGTGGACGAAGTGAAGATGGAGTTCCTGTACAGCGACGGCGACGACTACTACTTCATGGACGAGGCGTTCGAGCAGACGATGCTGAAGCGCGAGACGCTGGGCGATGCGGTGGATTTCCTGATCCCGAACCTGTCGATCAGCGTGAGCTTCCACGACGGCAAGGCTGTGGGTATCGAGCTGCCGACGGTGGTGGAGATGACCGTGATGGAGACCGAGCCGGGCATCAAGTCGGCCACGGCGTCTTCCGTAACCAAGCCCGCCAAGACCGAGACCGGCCTGGTGGTGCAGGTGCCGCCGTTCATCAACGAGGGCGAGAAGATCCGCGTGGATACGGCCGAAGGCGCTTACATGAGCCGCGCGTAAGATTTGTTACTGCAATCTCGAAGAGGCCGGGGCGCACAGCTTCGGCCTCTTTAGTTTGGCCGCAGGCGCTATTTTGCGTGACGGGCGCTGCCTTGCATGGCGATAAGCCGGATGCGACACTGGGGGAATGGTTCAGCACTATCTCGTCAAGGGCCGCGTGCAGGGGGTCGGGTTCCGGTGGTTCGTGCACCGGGAGGCCGCCGAGATTGGCCTGCGCGGCTGGGTCAGGAACACCGATACAGGGCACGTGGAGATCGTCGCGGCGGGCACGCCGGAGCAGTTGCTGGAGCTGAAGGCCGCGCTGCGGCAGGGCTCGCGCGGCAGCCGGGTGGATGCCATCGAAGAGCACGAGCTGCTCGAGAACGAGGGCGAGAAGCTGGGACCATTTGAGATTGAAGGGGCATGGTAAAGACCAATTGAAGGAATTTGAGGAGGATTTGACGTTGAAGACACCTGTGAACTGTGAGCCGTTGAAGGAGCTGATCCGTACGGTGCCCGACTTTCCGAAGCCGGGGATTTTGTTCTACGACATTACGACGCTGCTGAAGGACAAGGCCGGGATGGCGCAGCTCATCGACGCCTTTGCCGCGTACTACATCGGCAAGGAGATCGACCTGGTGCTGGGGATCGAGGCGCGTGGCTTCATCTTCGGACCGGCGCTGGCGTACCGGCTGAACGCGGGCTTTGTGCCCGTGCGCAAGCCGAAGAAGCTGCCTGCTCCGACGGCGAAGGTCTCGTACGATCTGGAGTACGGCACCGACTCGCTGGAGATTCACCTGGACGCGATTGAGCCGGGCCAGCGCGTGGTGATCGTGGACGACCTGCTGGCCACCGGCGGGACGATGCAGGCGACGGTGAAGCTCGTGCGGCAGCTCGGCGGGGAGATCGCGGGCATCGGGTTTGCCATTGAGCTGGACTTCCTGAAGGGCCGCGATAAGTTCCAGGAGTACGACGTGCTGAGCCTGCTGCATTACGATGAGTAGGAACTCTTGGATGAGAAGAGTCAAAACCAATACACTTGGAAAACTTCTGCTACCGCTCGTCTTCTTGATCTCTCCTATGACATGGGGACGGGCGGAAAGCTCCGCAGCACTGCATGAGCGTCTGCACAGGGTTGCCCAGGGCAATGTCCTGGATGATGCCTCCCTGCAACCATGGCATCTCAAGATGACTGTGCAGCTCTATGATTCCAAGGGTTCGCCAAGCGAGAGTGGCACTCTCGAAGAGTGGTGGGGCGGCGCGCAAAAAGATCGCCAGATCTTCACGACCCCCTCCTACACTGCAACCATCGTGCATAACGAACACGGTCTCTTTCTTAGTACCGGTGCGAGCTTACCTCCCGCTCTCCTGGAGCAGTTGCGAAAGCAAGTTGTGCACCCAATGCCGTCCGACCATGAGGTCGATCAGAGCACGCCGGATCTGCACCACCTCCCCCTGGGAGGGGTCGATCTGGACTGCGTGATGTTGACCCAGACGATCAAAGGGGTTGCCTTCGCTCCTCTCGGCCTGTTTCCGACCTACTGCATGAGCCGTGGCGAAGATACTCTGCGGGTCAGCTATGAGTTTGGCAACCAACTGACCTTGCGGGTCAGAACGGGAGCCTTTCAATCCCGGCACGTTCCGCTCGATACCTCCATTCAGATTGCGGGCGTCCAGGCCGCAAGCGCACACATTGACAAGCTTGAGTCAGTACCCGAACAATCGGTGAACTCCGATGTCATCGACGGGTTGACCTCCGTGAATGGAGCCACGGCAGAGGTAGATACGGCTGTGATGGCGGGACATGTCCTTCATAAAGTCGCGCCGATTTACCCTGATAGGGCAAGGAAGGGACATATCTCGGGCACAGTGCTACTCCATGTGATTATTGGTACCGACGGTCATGTGCATGATTTGAGTGTTATCAGCGCACCCGATCCGGAGCTGGCGATTGCAGCCATTGCCGCTGTCCGTCAGTGGACCTATACACCCTATATCAACAACGGGGAACCAGCGTCAGTGGACACCAAGGTCACAGTTAATTTCAACTTTGCGCCGCGTTAGATTTCTGCAGTACCGCAGCCTGCTGCATTACGATGAGTAGGAAGTAGTTTTCCGGCTCTGAATTCATCAGACCATCACACAGATCCTTATGCTCGCCATGAGCATGAATGCAGGCGCGTTCGTCTTTTGAAGCACCAACAAAACAGGAGAGACCTATGATTCAGTCCGTGGGATACGCAGCTAAAAGTGTAGCTGCATCGCTTGAGCGATTCGAGTTTGAACGGCGCGACGTGCGGCCGGATGATGTCGTGGTCGAGATTGCCTACTCGGGCATCTGCCACTCGGATATCCATCAGGTGCGCGACGAGTGGGGCGGGGCCATCTTCCCGATGGTGCCGGGACACGAGATCGTCGGCTATGTAACGGCGGTTGGCTCCGCAGTGACCAAGTTCAAGGTAGGCGACCTGGCCGGTGTGGGCGTCATGGTCGATTCGTGCAAGGTCTGCTCGAACTGCGAGGCCGATGAGGAAGCCTACTGCGAGAAGGGCTTCGTGGGCACGTACAACAGCAAGGACTACGAGGGCGTGCTGACGCGGGGCGGCTACTCGAACAACATCGTGGTCGCCGAGCGGTACGTTCACACCATCTCGAAGAAGCTGGAGCCGAAGCTGGCGGCGGTGGCTCCGCTGCTGTGCGCGGGCATTACCACCTACAGCCCGCTGCGCCACTGGAAAATCGGCCCGGGCAAGAAGGTCGGGATCGTCGGCTTGGGCGGACTGGGGCACATGGGGCTGAAGTTCGCGCACTCGTTCGGCGCGCATGTGGTGCTGTTCACCACCTCCGCGGGCAAGGAAGCCGATGCGTTGCGGCTGGGCGCGGACGAGGTCGTGATCTCGAAGGATGCCGAGGCGATGGCCAAGTACAAGGGCAGCCTCGACTTCATTCTGGACTGTGTCTCGGCTCCGCACGACATCAACCTGTACCTGAGCCTGCTGCGACTGGACGGTACGGTGTGCCTGGTGGGCCTGCCGGAGACGCCGATGGAGGTGGCCTCGTTCTCGACGGTGGTGAACCGGCGCAGCCTGGCCGGGTCGATGATCGGCGGCATGAAAGAGACGCAGGAGATGCTGGACTACTGCGCGGAAAACGATATCGTCTCGGAGATTGAGCTGACGACGGTGGGCGAGCTTGATACGGCTTACGACCGCGTGGTGAAGAGCGATGTGAAGTATCGCTTCGTGATCGATATGAAGTCGCTGAACGCTTAGTACTGCCAACGAGAACGGCGCGTGCCCTGCTGATCGGGGCACGCGCCCTTTTTATTTGCGAGGCTCTTCGGTGATGAGGAGGCTGTCGGCGGCGGCAAGGTAGCCTTTGCGACGGAACCAGTCCTCCATGGCCGCCTGGAGCGTTACGAGAGGGATGCGGTGGCCCGCCTCCATCAGTCCGTCGGCCAGGGGCAGGGTGTCGTCGAAGATGGCGTCGTTGGTGAAGTTGCGCATGGCGAAGCTGTCGATCCACCTGATCGGGCAGGGCTCGGCAAAGCCATTGGGGTGGATGCGGTCGATGTGGAGGAGACGGGCGAACATGAGTGCCCCGCTTTAGGCGAAGAGCGTGAACATCGGCGACTCGACGGCCAGCGTCTGGACCGGGCCGGTGAGCAGGCCGGTGCCCTCGTTGCGGGCGAAGACTGTGACTGACGACGAGTTCTGGTTGCCGCAGAGCAGCCAGCGGCCCGTGGGGTCGAGCGTGAAGTGCCGGGGAATGTGGCCGCCGCAGGGGATGCGCTGCTTCAGCGTCAGGGCGCCGCTCTCCGGGTCGATGGCGAAGACGACGAGCGAGTCCTCGCCGCGGTTGCTGGCGTAAAGGAAGTAGCCGTTGGCCGAGATGGCGATCTCCGCCGCCGTGTTGGTGGGGCCGTGGTAGTCGGGTTCGACTGTGCGGACCGTGTGGTCGGTGTAGGTCAGCAGGGCCTCGGGCGCGTGGCCGTGGGTCGCGATCCAGAGGTACTGGTCGATGCTGGAGTCGATCTCGGTGATGCCGTAGACCCAGCGCCCGTTGGGGTGGAAGGCCACGTGGCGCGGGCCGGAGCCGGGGCGATGGTTGCCGGAGAGGTGCGGCTCACCCAGGCGGGCGTCGGGCTCGAGCGCGAAGGTGACGATCTGGTCGTTGCCCAGGTCGTTGACGATGAGGAAGCGGTTATCGGGCGAGATCGTCGTCGAATGCGGGTGCGGCGCGTCCTGCCGGGCGGTGACGGGGCCTTGCTGGCCGAAGGCGGCGGCGTGGAAGTCGATGTGCTCGACCGGGCCGGAGAGGGTGCCGTCGGGCTGGATGCGGTAGCTGCTGATGCCGCTGCCGTAGAAGTTAGCCACGTAGGCCGCGCTGCCGGTGACGTCGACCGAGATGTAGCAGGCTCCGGCGAAGCCCGAGGGGACCTTGCCCACGGAGCTAAGCGCGCCGGTGGCGGCATCGACGGCGAAGGTGGTGACGGTGGCGGTCTCGTCCTTGCCCTCGTTGGTGACGTAGAGGAAGCGGCGGCCGTTACGCAGAGGACCGAGCGCGAAGAAGGCCGGGCGGAAGGTCGTGGCGGCCAGAATCGGCTGCGTCAGTTGGCCGGTGACGGTGTCGAAGCGGCAGGCGTAGATGCCTTTGCCGGGACCGGCGGCGGTGTCCGAGCCGATGTAGACCCAGGGCTGCGGAGGAGGAGCCTGCTTCTTCTCGCGGCGGTGGAAGAACTTGGGAGTAGCCAAGAAATCTTGCGCCTCGGCCCGGAGGCCGAGGGCAATGGCCGGAAGCAGGCCAAGGAGACGGCGGCGCGTAATCACGATCGGCGCGGGGTCTCGGGCAGCTCGAAGGTGGCGGGGTCGCCGGGCCGCACGCCCAGGTAGCGATCGGTCGTGACGTCATCGCTGATGACCGGAAGCGAGGGCAGGAAGTCGGTGCGGCCCGCCTCGGCGACGACTGCGTTGGCGTGCTCGAGCACCTCGTCGACGGTCATGGTGTACATCTCGCGGCCGTTGTCGTAGCCGGACTCGATGGCGGCCTTCAGGTAGCGGCCCGCGGTCTGGGCAGCCAGGTAATCCGTGATGACCTTGCCGGTGCGGCGCTTCTGCTCCACCCATGCGAGGTTGGGCATGGCGATCCAGACGGGGCGGCCGTCGACGGCGAAGCGGATATCGGTCGCGTCGGCGTGGCGCGTCGCGATGGCGACGACGGTGCCCTTCCAGGTGCAGTGGAGGGCCTGTCCAGTCCAGCGGTCGGTTACCGTGAAGTCTTCATACATGGAATTAGCTTAGTTCAGGGGCGATGGCGGAGCAAGTGAATAGGATCAGGCGAATGTGCCCCGTCCGCGAAATTGGTAGGTGCGGGCTTCGAGCTTCTGCTACACTCGCGGCGTGAGGCGTCTCCTCTCCATCCTGCTCGTGGTCCTGTTCGGCCTTCCGCTGATCACGCCCCTGTTCGCGCTGAACGCGGGGATGAACTCGGGGCTGGCAGCGTGCTGCCGCCGGGGCGGGATGCATCACTGCGAGCTGACCATGGAGCAGCTCTCCGAGATGAGCCAGGAGACGCACCTGATCGCGCATCGCAACTGCTGCCCCGCCTTCCCCAAGGCGGTAAGCCCGGCGCAGCAGCACCACGATCTCTCGTTCGACACCTCTGCCCTGCTCTTCGGCGAGGTGGTCTCACACCCCGCGGTACACCCGCAGACCGAGGCCAAGGCGCGCGTCGCCGAGGACCGGGCGCGGCAGAAGCGCGGACCTCCGGCAGTCGTCCTCTCCTAAGCACCGCTCTCATTTCCAGCAACTCCGAAGAGCACCGTCGCGGTTCAGCCCGAGCCTTGGGATTCGTGTCTCAGGCTTCGTGTCTCTGCACCCCGCGACCACCGAAGAGTCCGTTAGGAGGACCCCTTGCATCGTCTGCTTGCTGCACTCCTGTTTTTGTTTGCTTTACCCTGTCTATCCGCTCAGGAAACCATCAACAACGCCTCGCTGAGCGGGCGCGTTACCGACACCTCCGGGGCCGTCGTGCGCCATGCCAGCGTCACCGCCCGCGAGATCGAAACCAACACCTCCGCCACCACGACCAGCGATGCGGCGGGGCGCTTTCGCTTCCCTTACCTGCGCGTGGGACGGTACGAGGTCGTCGTGCAGGAGGCTGGTTTCTCCGATGCAAAACGCACGCTGAACCTGACCATCGGCGCGGCCTTTGAGCTGCCGGTAGAGCTGACCGTGGGGAGCGCGACGCAGGCCGTCAACGTCGATGCCGAAGGCCCGCTGCTCGAAGCCGACCGCAGCCAGGTGGCGGGGACAATCTCGCAGACCGAGGTGGCGAACCTGCCCTTCAACGGGCGCAACTTTCTCGACCTGGCACTGCTGGTGCCGGGGGTATCACCGACCAACACGGCGGCCAACCAGCTCTTTGCCGAGACCTCGGCGGTGGGCGGGCAGGGCATCTCGGTGAGCAGCCAGAGGAACTTCTCCAACAGCTTCATCGTCGATGGGCTTTCGGCCAACGACGATGCGGCCGGGCTGGTCCAAACCTCGTTCGGGCTGGACGTGATCCGCGAGATGCAGGTGGTGACCAGCGGCGGGCAGGCCGAGTTCGGGCGGGCGCTGGGCGGGTACATCAACTTCGTCTCGAAGAGCGGCACCAACGCGCTGCACGGCGATGCCTACGGCTACCTGCGCAACCAGCGGCTGAACGCGGCTAATGCACTCTCGGGCACCAACCTGCCGTTGACGCAGGCGCAGTACGGCGCGTCGCTGGGCGGGCCAATCGTCAAGGATCGTACGTTCTACTTCGGCAACTTCGAGCAGCGGCAGTTGAACCAGAACGGCGTCATCACAATCACGGCAGCCAATGCGGATGCGATCAACACGGCGCTGAAGTCTGCTGGATATCCGGGGCAAAGCCTTGCCATCAGCAGCGCCACGCCGACGACGCTCTATCCCAACCCGGTTCGGTCGAGTAACTTCTTCGCCAAGCTGGACCACAAGGTGAACGACCGCGATCAACTGAGCGTGCGCTACAGCCTGTACCACGTCAGCAGCACCAACTCGCGCGGCGCGGGCGGGATCAACTACACCAGCGCCGCCGCGGGGCTTGAGGATCTCGACCAGACCGTGGCCGTGAGCAACATCGACATGCTGACGCCGCGCACGGTGAACGAGACGCGCGGGCAGTTCACCAACAGCAACCTGCGCGCTCCGGTGAACGATCCGGTGGGACCGGCGGTGAGCATCTCCGGCGTGGCCGCGTTCGGCACGCTCTCCGGCTCGCCGACGGCGCGGTACGACCGGCTGTACGAGGTGGTCGACAACCTCTCGCACCAGGCCGGGGCGCACGCGCTGCGCGTGGGCGCGGACTTCCTCTTCAACGATCTGACGATCACGTATCCGCAGTCGATTCGCGGCAGCTATGCGTTCTCCTCGCTGGCCAACTTCCAGAAAGGGACGTACAGCACCTTCACGCAGTCGTTCGGCAACTACGTGGTGCCGCAGACGAATCCGAACATCGGCTTCTACGCGCAGGACGAGTGGAAGGTCAGCTCGGCGCTGACGCTGAACGTGGGCGTGCGCTACGATCTTCAGTTCCTGAAGAGCCTTTACATGGACAGCAACAACGTCTCGCCGCGTGTGGGCTTCGCGTGGTCGCCGTTCAGGAAGAGCGGCACCGTGGTGCGCGGCAGCTATGGGCTGTTCTACGACCGCATCCCGCTGCGTGCGCTCTCCAATGCTCTTGAGAGCGACGGCAATACGACGGCGATCAACAGTAACACCTTCACCACCATTGCGCTCTCCTATGGGCAAGCAGGCGCACCCGCGTTCCCCAACATCGACACGGGTTATACCGCAACGACGATCCCCGCCAACGTGCGCCTGAGCCTGAGCACGATGGACCCGCACATGCAAAATGCGTTCTCGCAGCAAGTGAGCCTCGAGGTCGATCAGCAGATGACTCCGACGAGCAACCTTGCAATCAGCTACCAGCACCTGCGCGGCGAGCACCTGCTCATCTCCGTCAACCTGAACACGCCGACCTGCTATGCGTCCGTCGATCCGATCAACCTGTGCAGGCCGAACGCCGCGTATGCGAACAACAAGCAGTACCAGTCGGCGGCGGACTCCTACTACGACGCGCTCTCGGTCTCGTACGTGCAGAGGCCGGTGCGCTGGGGCAGCTATCGCGTCTCGTATACGTGGTCGAAGGCGATTGATAACGTCAGCGAGTTCTTCTTCAGCTCGCCGGTAAACAACTACAACCTGCGCGAGGACCGCTCGCTCTCGGACGACGACCAGCGCAATCGCGTGGTCTTCGACGCGACCGTGCATACGTCGATGGAGCACGCGACAAACGTGGCCCAGAGGCTGCTGTATGGGTTTCAGCTCGGAGGGATATTGCAGTACTACTCGCCGCTGCCGTTCAACGTGACGACCGGCGGCAACAGTCTCCAGACGACGGCGCTGCGGCCCTGTCTGCCGGGGTTTGTGCTGACACCCACCGCCGCCAACTCCTGCGCCAACGCGCTGCCCGGAACCATGATCGGACGCAACGCCGGTGTGGGTTTCGACAGCTTCACCATGAGCGCGCGGCTGAGCCGGACGTTTCCTTTGGGCGAACGATTCAGGCTACAAGGAATCGCCGAAGCCTTCAATGCGTTGAACCATCGCAACGATCAGGTGCCGAATGGAACCTTCGGGACGGGGGCTTATCCATCTGCTCCTGTGTCTACGTATCGTCAGGCAACGGCAGTGGGTGATCCGCGTAACGTGCAGCTTGCTTTGCGGTTGAGCTTCTAGCAACAGCAAAAGCGCCCTCACGCCGGGCGGGCGGCACTTCGTGCGGTACTGGACGCTGCGCGTATTTCTTGCCTATGCATGAAGCCCATGTCTCAACTCTGAGACATGGGCTTCATGCACAACTCACAACACTTACCTACTCGCCAGCGCGTCGCACCGGCGTAGACTTCAACCGCCGATTGATCGCAGGCTCGGAGTTCGGAGCCTTCTTGTTGCGGCGCTTCTTGCTCGTCTTACCCTTCGCCGGAGCCGCCTCAATCACAGCGCGCATCCAGTAGTTCCCCTCAGCATCCAGCTCGATGCCGTGCACCTCGCGCTCGAAGCCGGGGAAGCGCTTGCCGAACTCCTCCATCGCCAGGATGAGCCGGATCACCGGGCTATCCGGGCCGCCCAGGCGCTCGCCAGGCATCGACATCGGAATCCCCGGCGGATACGGCACCAACATTACCGCGGCAATGCGGCCCGCCATCTCGCGGAACGGAATCTTCTCCGTCTCGTGCTTCAGCAGCTTCTGGTAGGTCTGGAAGGGCGTGAGCACGGGATCGAAGTCCTCATCGCAAGCCTCATTCACAAGACCGGCGAGGTTGAGCTTCATCATCGCCTCGTGCATCTCGTCCGAAAGCTCCTTCAGCGTGGTGTTGCGATAACGCTGCGGATACTTGGTGACCAGCTCGGGCAGAGCCTCTTCGAGCGATGCCTCGCCGTCGTAGAGCCGCTTGAACTCGAAGAGATTCTCGAGCAGGCTGCCCCACTTGCCCTTCGACGTGCCGACCGAGAAGAGCACCAGCACGGTGTAGTCGCCGGTGCGGGCGATCTCGACGCGGCGGCCGTCGAGGAACTCCGTCAAGATCGCCGCGGGGATGCCCCAGTTGCCGACCACGCCCTGCGCGTTGACGCCGGGGGTGAGGATCGTCACCTTGGTCGGGTCGAGCATACAGTAGGAGTCGGCGATGTCCTCGTCCTGATAGCCGTGCCACTCCTCGCCGGGCTTCAGGGTCCAGCAGCAGGAGTTGGTGGCGAGCAGGCTGTCGGGAGCCTCTTCAAAGACGAAGGTTTCTTCTGTAATAGGATCGGTTACAATCTCCGGCTGGTAGAGCCGGAAGAACCATCCGTCGCCGTTCGACTGCACGGCGCGCAAGCGGTGCGCGATGGAACTCATCGCTTTGCGGAAGCTGATGGCGTCCTGAATGGTCTCGTTCATCAGCGTCGGCCCGGCAGGCTCGTCCATCATGGCGGCAGCGACGTCGAGGCTCGCGATGAGCGGATAGAACGGCGAGGTGGTGCCGCGCATCATGAACGCCTCGTTGAACTGGTCGAAGTCCATCGGTGCGCGCTCGGAGAGCTTGACGTGAATCATCGAACCCATCGAGAAGGCCGCGAGCATCTTGTGCGTGGACTGCACGGCGAAGATGGCGGGGCGGTCTTCCATGTCATCGGGCACGTCCATGGCGAAGCGGCCCTTGTAGATCTGGTGGAACTTGGCGTAGGCGTACCAGGCCTCGTCGAAGTGGATGCGCGGCACCGACTTCGAAAGCTCCTCGACGACGCGGTTCACGTCGTAG
This is a stretch of genomic DNA from Granulicella sp. WH15. It encodes these proteins:
- a CDS encoding nuclease codes for the protein MRRVFAATMLVGWALSVPAQQQKPVGYVPTASATVSGEMVVTGGKAALSGSNVVTALDRTAVVTLARGGSVDVCQTSSLHVTGSGDSDGLLLALDRGALELHMAASASDVLMTPDLRFAMVSAGPLDLRVRVTQNGDTCVENKGRKAPVLKISDAFGEASYELKAGQHVMFEHGSLKEVVDRETVPCGCPPPEPAGVSIADAALSGKTVSPKLAAKQHPFPAAVSEGLAEPSPLPAQKPGETHTQVSDSLGYDGTVPVTPTPLEHGTGIAADPLGQPAQAQEQKGVFHAVGRFFRHLFGRE
- the efp gene encoding elongation factor P, producing MSIPATQMRPGMIIKYKDDLHLVFSVEHRTPGNLRAFIQAKLRNVRTGSMFIERFRSPDPIDRVYVDEVKMEFLYSDGDDYYFMDEAFEQTMLKRETLGDAVDFLIPNLSISVSFHDGKAVGIELPTVVEMTVMETEPGIKSATASSVTKPAKTETGLVVQVPPFINEGEKIRVDTAEGAYMSRA
- a CDS encoding acylphosphatase; protein product: MVQHYLVKGRVQGVGFRWFVHREAAEIGLRGWVRNTDTGHVEIVAAGTPEQLLELKAALRQGSRGSRVDAIEEHELLENEGEKLGPFEIEGAW
- a CDS encoding adenine phosphoribosyltransferase, with translation MKTPVNCEPLKELIRTVPDFPKPGILFYDITTLLKDKAGMAQLIDAFAAYYIGKEIDLVLGIEARGFIFGPALAYRLNAGFVPVRKPKKLPAPTAKVSYDLEYGTDSLEIHLDAIEPGQRVVIVDDLLATGGTMQATVKLVRQLGGEIAGIGFAIELDFLKGRDKFQEYDVLSLLHYDE
- a CDS encoding energy transducer TonB — translated: MRRVKTNTLGKLLLPLVFLISPMTWGRAESSAALHERLHRVAQGNVLDDASLQPWHLKMTVQLYDSKGSPSESGTLEEWWGGAQKDRQIFTTPSYTATIVHNEHGLFLSTGASLPPALLEQLRKQVVHPMPSDHEVDQSTPDLHHLPLGGVDLDCVMLTQTIKGVAFAPLGLFPTYCMSRGEDTLRVSYEFGNQLTLRVRTGAFQSRHVPLDTSIQIAGVQAASAHIDKLESVPEQSVNSDVIDGLTSVNGATAEVDTAVMAGHVLHKVAPIYPDRARKGHISGTVLLHVIIGTDGHVHDLSVISAPDPELAIAAIAAVRQWTYTPYINNGEPASVDTKVTVNFNFAPR
- a CDS encoding NAD(P)-dependent alcohol dehydrogenase; translation: MIQSVGYAAKSVAASLERFEFERRDVRPDDVVVEIAYSGICHSDIHQVRDEWGGAIFPMVPGHEIVGYVTAVGSAVTKFKVGDLAGVGVMVDSCKVCSNCEADEEAYCEKGFVGTYNSKDYEGVLTRGGYSNNIVVAERYVHTISKKLEPKLAAVAPLLCAGITTYSPLRHWKIGPGKKVGIVGLGGLGHMGLKFAHSFGAHVVLFTTSAGKEADALRLGADEVVISKDAEAMAKYKGSLDFILDCVSAPHDINLYLSLLRLDGTVCLVGLPETPMEVASFSTVVNRRSLAGSMIGGMKETQEMLDYCAENDIVSEIELTTVGELDTAYDRVVKSDVKYRFVIDMKSLNA
- a CDS encoding lactonase family protein — its product is MATPKFFHRREKKQAPPPQPWVYIGSDTAAGPGKGIYACRFDTVTGQLTQPILAATTFRPAFFALGPLRNGRRFLYVTNEGKDETATVTTFAVDAATGALSSVGKVPSGFAGACYISVDVTGSAAYVANFYGSGISSYRIQPDGTLSGPVEHIDFHAAAFGQQGPVTARQDAPHPHSTTISPDNRFLIVNDLGNDQIVTFALEPDARLGEPHLSGNHRPGSGPRHVAFHPNGRWVYGITEIDSSIDQYLWIATHGHAPEALLTYTDHTVRTVEPDYHGPTNTAAEIAISANGYFLYASNRGEDSLVVFAIDPESGALTLKQRIPCGGHIPRHFTLDPTGRWLLCGNQNSSSVTVFARNEGTGLLTGPVQTLAVESPMFTLFA
- a CDS encoding TonB-dependent receptor, whose amino-acid sequence is MHRLLAALLFLFALPCLSAQETINNASLSGRVTDTSGAVVRHASVTAREIETNTSATTTSDAAGRFRFPYLRVGRYEVVVQEAGFSDAKRTLNLTIGAAFELPVELTVGSATQAVNVDAEGPLLEADRSQVAGTISQTEVANLPFNGRNFLDLALLVPGVSPTNTAANQLFAETSAVGGQGISVSSQRNFSNSFIVDGLSANDDAAGLVQTSFGLDVIREMQVVTSGGQAEFGRALGGYINFVSKSGTNALHGDAYGYLRNQRLNAANALSGTNLPLTQAQYGASLGGPIVKDRTFYFGNFEQRQLNQNGVITITAANADAINTALKSAGYPGQSLAISSATPTTLYPNPVRSSNFFAKLDHKVNDRDQLSVRYSLYHVSSTNSRGAGGINYTSAAAGLEDLDQTVAVSNIDMLTPRTVNETRGQFTNSNLRAPVNDPVGPAVSISGVAAFGTLSGSPTARYDRLYEVVDNLSHQAGAHALRVGADFLFNDLTITYPQSIRGSYAFSSLANFQKGTYSTFTQSFGNYVVPQTNPNIGFYAQDEWKVSSALTLNVGVRYDLQFLKSLYMDSNNVSPRVGFAWSPFRKSGTVVRGSYGLFYDRIPLRALSNALESDGNTTAINSNTFTTIALSYGQAGAPAFPNIDTGYTATTIPANVRLSLSTMDPHMQNAFSQQVSLEVDQQMTPTSNLAISYQHLRGEHLLISVNLNTPTCYASVDPINLCRPNAAYANNKQYQSAADSYYDALSVSYVQRPVRWGSYRVSYTWSKAIDNVSEFFFSSPVNNYNLREDRSLSDDDQRNRVVFDATVHTSMEHATNVAQRLLYGFQLGGILQYYSPLPFNVTTGGNSLQTTALRPCLPGFVLTPTAANSCANALPGTMIGRNAGVGFDSFTMSARLSRTFPLGERFRLQGIAEAFNALNHRNDQVPNGTFGTGAYPSAPVSTYRQATAVGDPRNVQLALRLSF